From one Lycium ferocissimum isolate CSIRO_LF1 chromosome 5, AGI_CSIRO_Lferr_CH_V1, whole genome shotgun sequence genomic stretch:
- the LOC132057047 gene encoding phosphatidylinositol:ceramide inositolphosphotransferase 2-like, giving the protein MDLVGGADRDMSFYIGREASKLWKRFCAEATTEINLLAENWKYILGGLICQYIHGLAARGVHYFHRPGPILQDVGFYLLPELGQDRAYISETVFTTIFLSFVLWTFHPFIFKTKKIYTVLIWCRVLAFLVGCQFLRILTFYSTQLPGPNYHCREGSKLATLPPPDNILQALLIVPRGVLYGCGDLIFSSHMIFSLVFVRTYQKYGTRRFIKQCAWLAVIAQSLLIIASRKHYTVDVVVAWYTVNLVVFFIDKTLPELPDRTSALLLPVTKDSKSKEENHKLLNGNSGDPAEWRPRTQINGKIVEDGKTVHEAVINGV; this is encoded by the exons ATGGACCTGGTTGGTGGTGCAGATAGAGATATGTCGTTTTACATTGGTCGCGAGGCTTCAAAG TTGTGGAAGAGATTTTGTGCAGAGGCAACAACAGAGATTAATCTTCTTGCAGAAAATTGGAAATATATTCTTGGCGGTTTGATTTGTcag TACATCCATGGACTCGCTGCTAGAGGGGTACATTACTTTCATCGGCCTGGACCAATTCTTCAGGACGTCGGCTTCTATCTTCTTCCG GAGCTTGGACAAGATAGAGCTTACATAAGTGAAACTGTGTTCACTACCATCTTTCTATCTTTTGTCTTG TGGACCTTCCATCCTTTTATTTTCAAGACCAAAAAGATCTATACAGTTCTGATATGGTGCAGGGTCCTGGCATTCTTAGTC GGTTGTCAATTCCTTCGGATCCTAACGTTCTATTCCACACAACTTCCTGGTCCAAACTATCACTGTCGTGAG GGTTCAAAGCTTGCCACACTTCCTCCTCCTGACAATATCTTACAAGCGCTACTGATTG TTCCTCGGGGCGTGCTTTATGGTTGTGGTGATCTAATATTTTCATCTCATATGATATTCTCCCTAGTCTTTGTGCGGACATACCAGAAATATGGAACACGAAG GTTTATAAAACAGTGTGCTTGGTTAGCTGTTATTGCACAAAGCTTATTGATTATTGCATCGCGCAAGCATTACACTGTTGACGTTGTTGTAGCATGGTACACTGTCAACCTTGTAGTGTTCTTCATTGATAAAACATTACCAG AACTGCCTGATCGCACGAGTGCCTTGTTGCTTCCAGTGACCAAGGATAGCAAGTCTAAAGAAGAGAATCACAAACTGCTGAATGGAAATTCTGGAGATCCTGCAGAATGG AGGCCCAGAACCCAAATCAATGGGAAGATCGTGGAAGATGGCAAAACAGTACATGAAGCAGTGATTAATGGTGTATAG